One Actinomycetota bacterium DNA window includes the following coding sequences:
- a CDS encoding MFS transporter, with translation MTADTQDLRAHHLRRLVGLGGFRRLLAVRYSSQAGDGMFQLGAATLLLFTLSPDKATSASEVAGIIAVTTLPFTLVGPFAGVVIDRWRRQRILVWTNVVRVLVVALALPVVTIESIGQPLFLAAVLVALSVNRFLLATLGAVLPRVVPGQELVPANAIAGIGGSLSTLVGAVLGSIVAELVGEEGGGPELAVVAAMGLYALSALAATRMSVRTLGPELTEPPPPLRHSLGRAATEFADGVRMVVRTRRAWAPIAVMSLLRGLGGLASISALLVFRNLYGGGPGDVGLVLGLFGAGAGVGALLLPAAERRFDLRPESALRLALLVSGIASVVFAPGLSKPRLLAVNLILGAAFAFAKIATDTLVQGALPDRFRGRVFAAYDVLYNAGFLGGALVGALTLTEAERAEPVLVAVGLVAIIAAVVTRTWLAKMPPPVDVETWDEFEAVTGAESA, from the coding sequence GTGACCGCCGACACCCAGGATCTGAGAGCCCACCACCTGCGTCGGCTGGTGGGCCTGGGCGGGTTCCGGCGACTGCTGGCGGTGCGGTACAGCAGCCAGGCCGGCGACGGGATGTTCCAGCTCGGCGCCGCGACCCTGCTGCTGTTCACCCTGTCGCCTGATAAGGCCACCAGTGCCTCCGAGGTCGCGGGGATCATCGCCGTGACGACCCTTCCGTTCACGCTCGTCGGCCCGTTCGCCGGCGTCGTGATCGACCGGTGGCGGCGCCAGCGCATCCTCGTCTGGACCAACGTCGTGCGCGTGCTCGTCGTCGCGCTCGCGCTCCCGGTCGTCACCATCGAGAGCATCGGCCAGCCGCTGTTCCTCGCCGCCGTGCTCGTCGCCCTGTCGGTCAACCGCTTCCTGCTGGCGACGCTCGGGGCGGTGCTGCCACGAGTCGTTCCAGGACAGGAGCTCGTCCCCGCCAACGCCATCGCCGGCATCGGCGGATCTCTGTCCACGCTCGTGGGCGCCGTGCTCGGCTCGATCGTGGCTGAGCTGGTGGGCGAGGAAGGCGGCGGGCCCGAGCTCGCGGTCGTGGCCGCGATGGGGCTGTACGCCCTGAGCGCGCTGGCCGCGACCCGGATGTCGGTCCGCACCCTCGGACCCGAGCTCACCGAGCCACCGCCGCCGCTGCGTCACAGCCTCGGGCGAGCGGCAACGGAGTTCGCCGACGGGGTGCGGATGGTCGTTCGGACGCGCCGCGCCTGGGCACCGATCGCGGTGATGAGCCTGCTGCGCGGGCTGGGTGGCCTCGCGTCGATCTCGGCGCTGTTGGTGTTCCGCAACCTCTACGGAGGCGGGCCCGGCGACGTCGGCCTGGTGCTGGGGCTGTTCGGGGCCGGAGCGGGGGTTGGGGCGCTGTTGCTGCCAGCCGCCGAGCGCCGCTTCGATCTGCGCCCCGAGTCGGCGCTGCGACTGGCGCTGCTGGTCAGCGGCATCGCCAGCGTCGTGTTCGCGCCGGGGCTCAGCAAGCCGCGCCTCCTGGCAGTCAATCTGATCCTGGGGGCAGCGTTCGCGTTCGCGAAGATCGCCACGGACACGCTCGTGCAGGGAGCCCTGCCAGACCGCTTCCGTGGGAGGGTCTTCGCGGCGTACGACGTGCTCTACAACGCTGGCTTCCTCGGCGGGGCGCTGGTCGGGGCGCTGACACTCACCGAGGCCGAGCGCGCCGAACCGGTGCTCGTCGCCGTCGGCCTGGTCGCCATCATCGCCGCCGTCGTCACGCGCACCTGGCTCGCCAAGATGCCCCCACCCGTAGACGTCGAAACCTGGGACGAGTTCGAGGCCGTCACCGGCGCCGAGAGTGCGTAG
- a CDS encoding SRPBCC family protein, whose product MSLIEKSIEVEVPVRTAYNQWTQFETFPEFMEGVERVKQLDDTTLEWTVKIGSSERSFRADITEQTPDQRIAWQAHGDTQQSGVVTVHRLDDNRSRIMLQMELEPTDWVEKAGDAMNIVDRRVEGDLKRFKEFIESRGTETGAWRGEVG is encoded by the coding sequence GTGAGCCTCATCGAGAAGAGCATCGAGGTCGAAGTCCCCGTCCGCACGGCGTACAACCAGTGGACGCAGTTCGAGACCTTCCCCGAGTTCATGGAAGGTGTCGAACGGGTGAAGCAGCTCGACGACACGACGCTCGAGTGGACGGTGAAGATCGGGTCGTCCGAGCGGTCGTTCCGGGCGGACATCACCGAACAGACACCGGACCAGCGCATCGCCTGGCAGGCCCACGGCGACACGCAGCAATCCGGGGTCGTCACGGTCCACCGTCTGGACGACAACCGCAGCCGCATCATGCTCCAGATGGAGCTCGAGCCGACCGATTGGGTCGAGAAGGCCGGGGACGCCATGAACATCGTCGACCGGCGCGTCGAGGGCGACCTCAAGCGGTTCAAGGAGTTCATCGAGTCGCGCGGCACCGAGACCGGCGCCTGGCGCGGCGAGGTCGGCTGA
- a CDS encoding DUF2029 domain-containing protein, which produces MLARMTRRALALTLAVTALSLALAFTVKARCGVPSSLEGEYLGWCYSDIPPLFFSERLDQGAVPYLDHPVEYPVLTGAQMGLTGAVSDGGWQFLVANALLLAGAGLATAGLLARETGWPRALAFAAAPTLAISAFVNWDLLAVFLATAGLVAHRRAADTASGALLGLGTAAKLYPGLFVPLVALAAWRARGRRAGIATAAAAVGAWMVVNVPVLVAAPSGWWEFFRLSRERPADWDALANVAGHVTGWAPSTPVLNAISGGAFVAGAVAVGVVAVRRDPPERWHLAALPLLAWFLLTSKVYSPQFSLWLLPLFALAFPGWAWWGVFAVADVAVTATRFPYLANFVTDEGLDGAWDWGPFGSALVVRAVVLGTVAWVGWRRAAARPLVPANDERVEVAA; this is translated from the coding sequence ATGCTCGCGCGCATGACCCGCCGGGCCCTCGCCCTGACCCTCGCCGTGACCGCGTTGAGCCTGGCGCTGGCCTTCACGGTCAAGGCACGGTGCGGCGTCCCCTCCAGCCTCGAGGGCGAGTACCTGGGCTGGTGCTACTCGGACATCCCTCCCCTCTTCTTCTCCGAACGGCTCGACCAGGGCGCGGTGCCCTACCTCGACCATCCGGTCGAGTACCCGGTCCTGACCGGGGCGCAGATGGGTCTGACGGGCGCGGTGTCGGATGGCGGCTGGCAGTTCCTGGTCGCGAACGCGCTGCTACTGGCTGGGGCGGGGCTGGCCACCGCGGGCCTGCTGGCGCGGGAAACGGGGTGGCCGCGAGCGCTCGCCTTCGCGGCCGCCCCGACGCTCGCGATCAGCGCGTTCGTGAACTGGGACCTGCTCGCGGTCTTCCTCGCGACCGCAGGCTTGGTCGCCCACCGGCGTGCTGCCGACACGGCCTCGGGTGCGCTACTGGGGCTGGGCACGGCGGCGAAGCTCTACCCCGGACTGTTCGTGCCACTCGTCGCGCTCGCGGCATGGCGCGCCCGTGGCCGCCGCGCCGGAATCGCGACGGCGGCAGCAGCGGTGGGGGCGTGGATGGTTGTGAACGTCCCCGTCCTGGTCGCAGCCCCGAGCGGCTGGTGGGAGTTCTTCCGCCTCAGCCGCGAGCGCCCCGCCGACTGGGACGCGCTCGCCAACGTCGCGGGTCACGTCACGGGTTGGGCGCCCTCGACGCCGGTGCTCAACGCGATCTCCGGCGGGGCGTTCGTGGCGGGGGCGGTCGCGGTGGGTGTCGTCGCGGTACGCCGCGATCCCCCCGAGCGCTGGCACCTCGCCGCGCTGCCGCTCCTGGCGTGGTTCCTGCTCACGAGCAAGGTGTACTCGCCGCAGTTCAGCCTGTGGCTGCTCCCGCTCTTCGCCCTCGCGTTCCCCGGCTGGGCGTGGTGGGGCGTCTTCGCCGTGGCCGACGTCGCCGTGACCGCGACCCGGTTCCCCTACCTCGCCAACTTCGTGACCGACGAGGGACTCGACGGGGCGTGGGACTGGGGGCCCTTCGGCTCCGCGCTCGTGGTGCGCGCCGTGGTGCTCGGCACCGTCGCGTGGGTCGGGTGGCGACGGGCAGCCGCCCGGCCGCTCGTGCCGGCCAACGACGAGCGCGTCGAGGTCGCGGCGTGA
- a CDS encoding nickel-type superoxide dismutase maturation protease, translating into MLPTLRPGDLVVTCPARRLRVGQLVVVRDPRETSRTAVKRVVEVTAAGVEVRGDNPLASTDSRTFGPVPLEHVEAIVLFRWPISRGRRGGRVRSPRRWG; encoded by the coding sequence ATGCTCCCCACGCTGCGCCCCGGCGATCTGGTCGTCACCTGCCCCGCCCGGCGTCTGCGGGTCGGCCAGCTCGTCGTCGTCCGCGACCCGCGCGAGACGTCGCGGACCGCCGTCAAGCGCGTCGTGGAGGTAACCGCTGCGGGGGTGGAGGTGCGGGGCGACAACCCCCTAGCATCGACCGATTCGCGCACGTTCGGGCCGGTCCCGCTCGAGCACGTCGAGGCGATCGTCCTGTTCCGCTGGCCGATCAGCCGTGGGCGGCGAGGCGGGAGGGTTCGTAGCCCTCGGCGATGGGGATGA
- the sodN gene encoding superoxide dismutase, Ni, which yields MRSASLFDAVNPFRRLRTVSAHCDLMCGVYNPAQARIEAESVKAIAEKYQDSDDEVFRQRCVIIKEKRAELVKHHLWVLWTDYFKPDHVEDHPNLHDLFWRATKKAGDAKKSMDPAVGQELLDLIDEIDDIFWQTKGGKPS from the coding sequence ATGCGTTCCGCGTCCCTCTTCGACGCAGTCAACCCGTTCCGCCGCCTCCGTACCGTCTCCGCTCACTGCGACCTCATGTGCGGCGTGTACAACCCCGCCCAGGCCCGCATCGAGGCCGAGTCGGTCAAGGCCATCGCCGAGAAGTACCAGGACTCCGACGACGAGGTCTTCCGCCAGCGCTGCGTGATCATCAAGGAGAAGCGCGCCGAGCTGGTCAAGCACCACCTGTGGGTGCTCTGGACCGACTACTTCAAGCCCGACCACGTCGAGGATCACCCCAACCTGCACGACCTGTTCTGGCGTGCCACCAAGAAGGCCGGCGACGCCAAGAAGTCGATGGACCCCGCGGTGGGTCAGGAGCTGCTCGACCTCATCGACGAGATCGACGACATCTTCTGGCAGACCAAGGGCGGCAAGCCGTCGTAG
- a CDS encoding DUF5318 domain-containing protein, translating into MRRGRIDYRMARRALLRDVVTGLRSRVDVCDAHPDLMRAGRSIGITGSGDCPICDDGELRQVTYGFFGKGQTRRSGRAIPRDSIANLAKRYGELGVYIVEVCPDCGWHHLLESYWVAPKQQAS; encoded by the coding sequence GTGCGTCGCGGAAGGATCGACTACCGGATGGCGCGTCGCGCGCTGCTGCGCGACGTCGTGACCGGGCTGCGTTCGAGGGTCGACGTCTGCGACGCGCATCCCGACCTGATGCGTGCGGGGCGCTCCATCGGGATCACCGGCTCCGGGGACTGCCCCATCTGTGACGACGGTGAGCTTCGCCAGGTCACTTACGGGTTCTTCGGCAAGGGCCAGACCCGACGCAGCGGCCGCGCGATCCCGCGTGACTCGATCGCCAACCTCGCGAAGCGCTACGGCGAACTCGGCGTGTACATCGTCGAGGTCTGCCCGGACTGCGGCTGGCACCACCTCCTCGAGAGCTACTGGGTCGCTCCCAAGCAACAGGCCAGCTGA
- a CDS encoding DUF421 domain-containing protein has product MVALGALLVYLSVLIYTRAAGLRSFAKMSGTDFAGTVAIGSAMATVVLSKSVPLAHGLVGIGMFFLVPVGLAFLRRRGTGIDQVLENQPLLLMRDGEILEHNLGRGSVSVQDLRAKLREANVIQLSEVKAVVLETTGDVSVLHGSDDTDVEPWLLEQVEGA; this is encoded by the coding sequence ATGGTGGCGCTCGGGGCGCTGCTGGTTTACCTGTCGGTGCTGATCTACACGCGCGCCGCCGGGCTGCGTTCGTTCGCGAAGATGTCGGGCACCGACTTCGCGGGCACGGTCGCGATCGGTTCGGCCATGGCGACCGTGGTCCTGTCGAAGTCGGTCCCGCTCGCGCACGGGCTGGTGGGCATCGGCATGTTCTTCCTCGTCCCCGTCGGGCTCGCGTTCCTCCGTCGCCGCGGCACCGGCATCGACCAGGTGCTCGAGAACCAGCCGCTGCTGCTCATGCGCGACGGTGAGATCCTCGAGCACAACCTCGGCCGCGGCAGCGTGAGCGTCCAGGACCTGCGGGCCAAGCTGCGGGAGGCCAACGTGATCCAGCTGTCGGAGGTGAAAGCGGTCGTGCTCGAGACCACCGGGGACGTGTCGGTGCTGCACGGCTCCGACGACACCGACGTCGAACCGTGGCTGCTCGAACAGGTCGAGGGCGCCTGA
- a CDS encoding alanyl-tRNA editing protein translates to MTERIYATDQYAREVDATVVDVDADDVRVLLDRTVFYPGGGGQPPDTGALWIGDDRLVVAKVAQDARGVWHWVEGEGLGGLPSTGTEVRGVVDWDRRYELMRTHTAMHALCGVIWERFHSPVTGGNMEPGEGRLDFDIPDWDSDRDREPVEEELNRQLASARPVEIDFLPREEADQDPSLIRTKVSLLPDSLRTVRVVDIVGLDRQADGGTHVSNTTEVGHARVVKVDNKGKGFRRIRIALEPQSD, encoded by the coding sequence GTGACCGAGCGCATCTACGCGACCGACCAGTACGCCCGAGAGGTCGATGCGACCGTCGTCGACGTGGACGCCGACGACGTCCGCGTGCTACTCGACCGCACCGTCTTCTACCCCGGCGGTGGCGGCCAGCCGCCCGACACGGGCGCGCTGTGGATCGGCGACGACCGGCTCGTGGTCGCGAAGGTCGCCCAGGACGCCAGAGGCGTGTGGCACTGGGTCGAGGGCGAGGGCCTCGGCGGGCTGCCGTCGACCGGGACCGAGGTGCGGGGTGTGGTCGACTGGGACCGCCGCTACGAGCTGATGCGGACCCACACCGCCATGCACGCGCTGTGCGGAGTGATCTGGGAGCGGTTCCACAGCCCCGTGACCGGTGGGAACATGGAGCCGGGCGAGGGCCGGCTCGACTTCGACATCCCCGACTGGGACTCCGACCGCGACCGCGAGCCGGTCGAGGAGGAGCTGAACCGCCAGCTCGCCTCCGCGCGGCCCGTCGAGATCGACTTCCTCCCACGCGAGGAGGCGGACCAGGACCCCTCGCTGATCCGCACGAAGGTGAGCCTGCTCCCTGACTCGCTGCGCACGGTCCGCGTGGTCGACATCGTCGGCCTCGACCGGCAGGCCGACGGTGGCACCCACGTCAGTAACACCACCGAGGTCGGCCACGCCCGCGTCGTCAAGGTCGACAACAAGGGCAAGGGCTTCCGCCGCATCCGCATCGCCCTCGAGCCTCAGTCGGACTGA
- a CDS encoding diguanylate cyclase, which produces MAEVATAPTATERPRAAKGLSPMAAVARAVLVLGALGVLGAWTVLDFPDDPRWAAFGVLTGAAVVLSYLQERRQLMPMSVSMVVVGATTLVLSPPLALWCAFTLGVFRALRGERTSRLVVTSSSLVLTNALAAWVRLLADEHLGDQPVVSSADGAIGMRTALAVALALALGWQLSRWIGAWIDQRSMSATWRLHAHKRWLRDMTFAATAIVLAIAWVLYPPSILLVLVPLLVALQQGATDVFTDEVSSVDELTALASSGMLRVALAEELARSERFDREVSVIVVDVDEMSELNLQYGHTIGDDVVRGVADRIRSVARDYDVVARIGGDSFALLLPETAEDGARIAAERLSEAMRSGPIRVDGGATSVPVSVSIGVATFPGDADQRETLLTEAELAAAFARLEGGDRIAAASKLPEGFHRAASAPGRASDAVLARFAGTDAMSGDGGPFTPSDDPLTTSSIDSERLVRASSEPLGGAKPRTDRLLLAAAIVAAAVSIVAITNEPGIADVGRFALFAGIAVAAEWFAESIYGRANASWSAVPLIGLAVTPALPAAVVLAAVIAGIGGGVIRGVRARQALFNTAVLVLSTLAASVVAKPLTSGVLSAEVELFAAGAVAGVAFFVIDTWLVATAVALSSGAPVFEIWREDLAWLLPHQVGMGLLAGVMAFAHDRIGILGTLVLVIPALGLHFAQRQFVSRTRDHVVRLRNLNDDLQHANTRVVRVNERLTDALEQVNQGYLVTVESLALAVDAKDSYTGSHIDRVEAFGSRLLEVLDPELRDDEAMLWGFRLHDVGKIGVPDSVLLKPGPLDEEEWELMRRHPDIGAQIVSEAPFLQGARDIILHHHERWDGRGYPHGLREMNIPFGARLFSLIDAFDAMTSDRPYRKAMAIDEALHELMRHAGTQFDPEMIEAFLQIDPNEFGEIRARVDARRDARQGRSGGRLIPIAEGYEPSRLAAHG; this is translated from the coding sequence GTGGCCGAGGTCGCCACAGCACCGACCGCTACCGAGCGGCCACGCGCGGCCAAGGGGCTCAGCCCCATGGCCGCAGTCGCCCGTGCCGTCTTAGTGCTCGGGGCGCTGGGGGTGCTCGGCGCGTGGACGGTGTTGGACTTCCCCGACGATCCTCGCTGGGCCGCCTTCGGCGTGCTGACCGGGGCCGCGGTCGTGCTGAGCTACCTGCAGGAGCGCCGTCAGCTCATGCCGATGTCGGTGTCGATGGTGGTGGTCGGCGCCACGACGCTCGTGCTGTCTCCACCGCTGGCACTGTGGTGCGCCTTCACGCTCGGGGTGTTCCGGGCGCTTCGCGGCGAGCGCACCTCGAGGCTGGTGGTGACGTCCTCATCGCTGGTGTTGACCAACGCACTGGCGGCGTGGGTGCGGCTGCTGGCGGACGAGCACCTCGGTGACCAGCCAGTCGTCTCGAGCGCCGACGGCGCCATCGGGATGCGTACCGCGCTCGCCGTCGCGCTCGCGCTCGCTCTTGGTTGGCAGCTCTCCCGCTGGATCGGCGCGTGGATCGACCAGCGTTCGATGAGTGCGACGTGGCGCCTCCACGCGCACAAGCGCTGGCTGCGCGACATGACGTTCGCGGCGACCGCCATCGTGCTGGCCATCGCCTGGGTGCTCTATCCACCAAGCATCCTGCTCGTGCTCGTCCCGCTCCTCGTCGCACTCCAGCAGGGCGCCACCGACGTGTTCACCGACGAGGTCAGCAGCGTCGACGAGCTCACCGCCCTGGCCAGCTCGGGGATGCTGCGCGTGGCGTTGGCCGAGGAGCTCGCCCGCAGCGAGCGGTTCGACCGTGAGGTGTCGGTCATCGTCGTGGACGTCGACGAGATGAGCGAGCTCAACCTTCAGTACGGGCACACCATCGGCGACGACGTCGTCCGAGGAGTCGCGGACCGCATCCGATCGGTGGCGCGTGACTACGACGTCGTCGCCCGCATCGGGGGCGACTCGTTCGCGCTGCTACTGCCCGAGACCGCCGAGGACGGGGCCCGTATCGCCGCCGAGCGGTTGTCGGAGGCCATGCGGTCCGGCCCGATCCGGGTCGATGGCGGGGCGACCTCGGTCCCGGTCTCGGTGTCGATCGGGGTGGCGACCTTCCCCGGCGACGCCGACCAGCGCGAGACCCTGCTCACCGAGGCCGAGCTCGCTGCCGCTTTCGCGCGCCTCGAGGGCGGTGACCGCATCGCCGCGGCGTCCAAGCTCCCCGAGGGGTTCCACCGCGCCGCCTCGGCCCCCGGTCGGGCGAGCGACGCCGTCCTGGCCCGGTTCGCGGGTACCGACGCGATGAGCGGCGACGGCGGTCCGTTCACTCCGTCCGACGATCCCCTGACGACCTCGTCCATCGACAGCGAACGCCTCGTGCGCGCCTCCAGCGAGCCGCTCGGTGGCGCCAAGCCACGGACCGACCGGCTCCTGCTCGCAGCGGCGATCGTCGCGGCCGCCGTCAGCATCGTCGCGATCACGAACGAGCCCGGCATCGCGGACGTCGGCCGGTTCGCGCTGTTCGCGGGCATCGCCGTTGCTGCGGAGTGGTTCGCGGAGTCGATCTACGGTCGCGCGAACGCCTCGTGGTCGGCCGTGCCGCTCATCGGCCTCGCCGTGACCCCGGCGCTGCCCGCCGCCGTCGTGCTCGCGGCGGTCATCGCCGGCATCGGCGGCGGGGTGATCCGTGGTGTGCGGGCCCGGCAGGCGCTGTTCAACACGGCGGTGCTGGTCCTGTCGACGCTCGCAGCGAGCGTGGTCGCGAAGCCGCTCACGTCCGGCGTGCTGTCGGCGGAGGTCGAACTGTTCGCGGCGGGTGCAGTCGCGGGTGTCGCGTTCTTCGTGATCGACACCTGGCTGGTGGCGACCGCCGTCGCGCTGTCGAGCGGCGCGCCCGTGTTCGAGATCTGGCGCGAGGACCTCGCGTGGCTGCTGCCTCACCAGGTCGGCATGGGTCTGCTCGCGGGGGTCATGGCGTTCGCTCACGACCGCATCGGCATCCTCGGGACCCTCGTGCTCGTCATCCCGGCGCTGGGCCTGCACTTCGCGCAGCGACAGTTCGTGTCCCGGACCCGCGACCACGTCGTCCGTCTGCGCAACCTCAACGACGACCTCCAGCACGCCAACACCCGTGTCGTCCGCGTCAACGAGCGCCTCACCGACGCGCTCGAGCAGGTGAACCAGGGCTACCTCGTCACCGTGGAGTCCCTCGCGCTCGCCGTCGATGCCAAGGACAGCTACACCGGCAGCCACATCGACCGCGTCGAGGCGTTCGGGTCACGGCTACTCGAGGTGCTCGACCCCGAGCTGCGCGACGACGAGGCGATGCTGTGGGGCTTCCGACTGCACGACGTCGGCAAGATCGGCGTCCCCGACTCGGTGCTGCTCAAACCCGGCCCGCTCGACGAGGAGGAGTGGGAGCTGATGCGGCGCCACCCCGACATCGGGGCGCAGATCGTGTCCGAGGCTCCGTTCCTCCAGGGCGCCCGCGACATCATCCTGCACCACCACGAGCGCTGGGACGGCCGCGGCTACCCCCACGGGCTGCGTGAGATGAACATCCCGTTCGGGGCGCGGCTGTTCTCGCTCATCGACGCCTTCGACGCCATGACGTCCGACCGCCCCTACCGCAAGGCGATGGCGATCGACGAGGCCCTCCACGAGCTGATGCGCCACGCCGGCACGCAGTTCGACCCCGAGATGATCGAGGCGTTCCTGCAGATCGACCCGAACGAGTTCGGCGAGATCCGTGCGCGGGTGGACGCGCGCCGAGACGCGCGTCAGGGCCGCTCCGGTGGTCGGCTCATCCCCATCGCCGAGGGCTACGAACCCTCCCGCCTCGCCGCCCACGGCTGA